In Sparus aurata chromosome 2, fSpaAur1.1, whole genome shotgun sequence, a single genomic region encodes these proteins:
- the trip12 gene encoding E3 ubiquitin-protein ligase TRIP12 isoform X1 → MSNRPNSNPGGSLRRSQRNTAAAQPQDHTVAGRLQSEQVKHKANSPPESRRPNSKASKATASSVTGQSRGHSSRRSGLTLSVASFVLQDEPEAAGTSEQERPGHQSKSESTRGLKRSEAPDQISTFGPTPAKKPKSIPQPRDNTSETKKGPAKSKKRSLASEPPASSGRGQSKKSGAAGASPIQKRKKADSLPGLSSTAGSLPNRTEGRTAKPTKLASKSAASAKAGCSNVTDSSSSASTSSSSSTTGTNSATTQGARVKQGKDQTKARRSRSASSPSPRRSTRDKEQAKTASSSKFEWAARFNPKVNLPKPKLSLPGSSKTETSKPGPSGLQAKLASLRKSTKKRSESPPAELPSFRRSTRQKTTGSCASTSRRGSGLGKRGAADARRQEKMADSDNNQDGANSSAARTDEASQGASASSSVAGAVGMTTSGESESDDSEMGRLQALLEARGLPPHLFGPLGPRMSQLFHRTIGSGASSKAQQLLQGLQATGDESQQLQAAIEMCQLLVMGNEETLGGFPVKSVVPALITLLQMEHNFDIMNHASRALTYMMEALPRSSAVVVDAIPVFLEKLQVIQFIDVAEQALTALEMLSRRHSKAILQAGGLADCLLYLEFFSINAQRNALAIAANCCQSITPDEFHFVADSLPLLTQRLTHQDKKSVESTCLCFARLVDNFQHEENLLQEVASRDLLTNIQQLLVVTPPVLSSGMFIMVVRMFSLMCSNCPCLAVQLMKQNIAETLRFLLCGASNGSCQEQIELVPRSPQELYELTSLICELMPCLPREGIFAVDVMLKKGSAQTTEGAIWQWRDDRGLWHPYNRIDSRIIETAHQNGEDEISLSTLGRVYTIDFNSMQQINEDTGTARGIQRKPNPLANPSTGSHQEVRREDARAQLMKEDPELAKCFIKTLFGVLYEVYSSSAGPAVRHKCLRAILRIIYFADAELLKDVLRNHAVSSHIASMLSSQDLKIVVGSLQMAEILMQKLPDVFSVYFRREGVMHQVKNLSESESFLVTSPPKACPSGTASLCTTTISTASTTSANNATPDLGSPSFQHSMDDSLDLSPQGRLSDVLKRKRLPKRGPRRPKYSPPRDDDKVDNQAKSPTSTQSPKSSFLASLNPKTWGKLGATTNNANSEPSRTAGVSGLARAPPKDSISNNRDKIKAWIKEQASKFVERYFNSENVDGSNPALNVLQRLCTATEQLNLQVDGGMECLVEISSIVSESDVSSFEIQHSGLVKQLLVYLTSNTDRDLLSRDVRLKRFLHVFSGCPLPGMEPVGRLDPSENGPYLALVHKMNSCLSQMEQFPVKVHDFPSGNGNGSRGSQALKFFNTHQLKCQLQRHPDCTNVKQWKGGPVKIDPLALVQAIERYLVVRGYGRIREEDEDSDDDGSDDEIDESLAAQFLNSGSVRHRLQFYIGDHLLPYNMTVYQAVRQYSLQAEEERESTDDEANPLGRAGIWTKTHTIWYKPVREDEDGSKDAVGGKRGRAQTAPTKTSPRNAKKQDELWHDGVCPSVINPLETYLTSEPPETITFDDPSLEVNLLLRVLHSISRYWFYLYENAVCKEIIPTSEFINSKLTAKANRQLQDPLVIMTGNIPTWLIELGKTCPFFFPFDTRQMLFYVTAFDRDRAMQRLLDTNPEINQSDSQDSRVAPRLDRKKRTINRDELLKQAESVMQDLGSSRAMLEIQYENEVGTGLGPTLEFYALVSQELQRADLGLWRGEEVTLANPKGSQEGTKYMFSTRGLFAVPFGRTTKPAHIAKIKMKFRFLGKLMAKAIMDFRLLDLPLGLPFYKWMLRHEMSISSHDLVNIDPSVAKSIQHLEDIIRQKKRLEQDRSQTRETLQQALESLNMNGCSVEDLGLDFTLPGFPNIELKKGGKDVPVTIYNLEEYLRLVVYWTLNEGVSRQFESFREGFESVFPLHHLQYFYPEELDQLLCGSKSETWDVKTLMECCRPDHGYTHDSRAVRFLFEVLSSFDAEQQRLFLQFVTGSPRLPVGGFRSLNPPLTIVRKTFESTENPDDFLPSVMTCVNYLKLPDYSSIETMREKLLIAAREGQQSFHLS, encoded by the exons ATGTCCAACCGGCCTAATTCCAATCCAGGGGGGTCACTGCGCCGTTCACAGAGGAACACTGCTGCGGCCCAGCCACAAGACCACACAGTCGCAGGAAG GTTGCAGTCAGAGCAGGTAAAACATAAAGCAAATTCCCCACCTGAAAGTAGAAGACCTAATTCTAAGGCTTCCAAAGCCACAGCCAGCTCAGTCACTGGCCAGTCCAGAGGGCACAGCTCAAGAAG AAGCGGTCTTACTCTGTCCGTGGCTTCATTTGTGTTACAAGACGAGCCAGAAGCTGCAGGGACATCTGAACAAGAGCGACCAGGCCACCAGTCAAAGAGTGAAAGCACCCGAGGGCTGAAGCGAAGTGAAGCTCCAGACCAAATTAGTACCTTTGGACCGACCCCTGCCAAGAAGCCCAAATCAATCCCACAACCCAGAGACAATACCTCAGAGACCAAGAAAGGCCCAGCTAAGTCCAAGAAGAGATCACTTGCGTCAGAACCACCTGCATCGTCAGGTCGAGGCCAGAGCAAGAAGAGCGGGGCCGCTGGGGCCTCACCGATCCAGAAACGGAAGAAAGCGGACTCTCTCCCCGGTCTAAGTAGCACCGCTGGGTCCCTCCCCAATCGTACCGAGGGCAGAACTGCAAAACCCACCAAGCTGGCGTCTAAATCGGCCGCCTCAGCCAAAGCTGGGTGTAGCAACGTGACGGATtcatcctcctctgcctccacctcttcctcttcctcaacCACAGGCACCAACAGTGCCACCACGCAGGGTGCCCGAGTCAAACAAGGAAAAGATCAGACCAAGGCACGACGCTCTCGCTCAGCCTCCAGCCCCTCCCCACGCCGCAGTACCCGTGACAAGGAGCAGGCCAAAACCGCCAGCTCTTCAAAATTTGAGTGGGCAGCACGCTTCAACCCCAAAGTCAACCTGccaaaacccaaactatcctTGCCCGGATCCTCCAAAACTGAGACCTCCAAACCTGGGCCATCAGGATTACAAGCTAAACTAGCAA gtTTGAGGAAATCCACTAAGAAGCGCAGCGAGTCTCCTCCAGCAGAGCTCCCCAGCTTTCGGCGGAGCACACGCCAGAAGACCACGGGCTCCTGTGCCAGCACCAG TCGGCGGGGCTCAGGCCTGGGCAAGCGCGGAGCAGCCGACGCTCGCCGACAGGAGAAAATGGCCGACTCCGACAACAACCAGGATGGGGCCAACTCGTCAGCTGCTCGCACTGATGAGGCATCACAAGGGGCTTCAG cttcgAGCTCAGTTGCCGGAGCAGTGGGCATGACGACCTCGGGAGAGAGTGAGTCTGATGACTCTGAAATGGGAAGGCTTCAGG CCCTACTGGAGGCCAGGGGTCTGCCTCCTCATCTTTTTGGGCCTCTTGGACCTCGCATGTCGCAGCTGTTTCACAGGACCATTGGCAGCGGAGCCA GCTCCAAGGCTCAGCAGCTACTCCAGGGCCTGCAGGCCACAGGTGACGAGTCTCAGCAGCTTCAAGCTGCTATTGAGATGTGCCAGCTGCTGGTGATGGGCAATGAGGAAACACTTGGCGGATTCCCTGTCAAGAGTGTGGTGCCTGCTTTG ATTACACTGTTACAAATGGAGCATAACTTTGATATT ATGAATCACGCCTCACGTGCACTCACGTATATGATGGAGGCGCTCCCTCGATCCTCTGCTGTGGTGGTCGATGCTATTCCTGTCTTCCTGGAGAAG CTTCAGGTGATCCAGTTCATTGACGTAGCAGAGCAGGCCCTGACAGCCTTGGAGATGTTGTCAAGACGACACAGCAAAGCCATTTTGCAGGCT GGCGGGCTCGCTGACTGCCTCCTGTACCTGGAGTTCTTTAGCATCAATGCTCAGAGAAATGCGTTGGCCATTGCTGCAAACTGCTGCCAGAGCATTACTCCAGATGAGTTTCACTTTGTTGCTGATTCTCTGCCACTGTTGACTCAGAGACTCACTCACcag GATAAAAAATCCGTCGAAAGCACTTGTCTCTGTTTTGCCAGACTGGTGGACAACTTTCAGCATGAAGAG AACCTGCTGCAGGAGGTTGCATCACGGGACCTGTTGACcaacattcagcagctgctggTAGTGACCCCGCCTGTGCTGAGCTCGGGGATGTTTATCATGGTGGTGCGCATGTTTTCCCTTATGTGCTCTAACTGCCCCTGCCTGGCAGTACAGCTAATGAAACAGA ACATCGCAGAAACTCTGCGTTTCCTCTTGTGTGGTGCTTCAAACGGCAGTTGTCAGGAGCAAATTGAACTGGTACCTCGGAGCCCCCAGGAGCTCTATGAACTGACCTCCCTCATATg TGAGCTGATGCCCTGTCTGCCTAGAGAGGGTATCTTTGCAGTTGATGTAATGCTGAAGAAGGGCAGTGCCCAGACGACAGAGGGAGCCATCTGGCAGTGGAGGGATGACCGGGGACTCTGGCATCCTTACAACCGCATTGACAGCCGCATCATTGAG ACAGCCCACCAGAATGGGGAGGATGAGATCAGTTTGTCAACCTTGGGCCGTGTGTACACAATTGACTTCAACTCTATGCAGCAGATCAATGAAGACACAGGAACGGCACGCGGTATCCAGAGGAAACCAAATCCTCTTGCCAACCCCAGTACAG GGAGTCATCAGGAGGTTCGTCGAGAAGATGCACGAGCCCAGTTGATGAAGGAGGACCCTGAGCTAGCAAAGTGCTTTATCAAAACTCTGTTTGGGGTCTTGTATGAGGTGTACAGCTCATCTGCTGGCCCTGCTGTCAGACACAAGTGCCTTAGAGCCATCCTCAGGATCATCTACTTTGCTGATGCAGAGCTGCTGAAGGATGTGCTGAGGAACCATGCTGTGTCCAG TCACATTGCCTCCATGCTATCCAGCCAGGACCTGAAGATTGTAGTGGGTTCTCTGCAGATGGCTGAGATCCTCATGCAGAAACTGCCTGATGTCTTCAGTGTCTACTTCAGAAGAGAAG GTGTGATGCACCAGGTGAAGAACCTCTCTGAATCTGAGAGCTTTCTTGTCACTAGTCCCCCGAAGGCTTGCCCCAGTGGTACTGCCAGTTTGTGCACTACCACCATCAGCACTGCATCCACCACATCTGCTAATAATGCAACTCCTGACCTGGGCTCACCCAGCTTCCAGCACAGCATGGACGACTCTCTGGACCTCAGCCCACAGGG GCGATTAAGCGATGTCCTAAAAAGGAAACGGCTACCTAAAAGGGGGCCCAGAAGGCCCAAATACTCTCCCCCAAGAGATGATGATAAAGTAGACAATCAGG CCAAGAGCCCTACCAGTACTCAGTCACCCAAATCGTCCTTCTTGGCCAGTCTTAATCCCAAGACCTGGGGCAAGCTGGGTGCCACGACCAACAATGCCAACTCAGAGCCCTCACGTACAGCAGGAGTGAGTGGCCTGGCAAGGGCACCTCCCAAGGACTCAATTTCAAACAACAG AGACAAAATAAAGGCCTGGATCAAAGAACAGGCAAGTAAGTTTGTGGAGCGCTACTTCAACTCTGAAAATGTGGATGGCAGTAACCCTGCACTGAATGTACTCCAGAGACTTTGCACAGCCACAGAGCAGCTCAACCTGCAG GTGGATGGTGGTATGGAGTGCCTGGTGGAGATCTCCAGTATTGTATCAGAATCTGATGTGTCGTCGTTTGAGATCCAGCACAGTGGGCTGGTGAAGCAGCTCCTGGTCTACCTGACGTCCAACACAGACAGGGACTTGCTCAGCCGTGATGTGCGGCTCAAGAGGTTCCTCCATGTGTTCTCTGGCTGTCCG CTTCCAGGAATGGAGCCTGTAGGTCGTTTGGACCCATCAGAGAATGGGCCGTACCTGGCACTGGTGCACAAAATGAACAGCTGCCTGAGCCAAATGGAGCAGTTCCCAGTCAAAGTGCATGATTTCCCCAGTGGCAACGGCAACggcagcag GGGCTCTCAGGCGCTGAAGTTCTTCAACACACATCAGCTCAAGTGTCAGCTGCAGAGACACCCAGATTGCACTAATGTTAAACAGTGGAAAGGCGGCCCTGTGAAGATAGACCCCCTGGCCCTGGTGCAGGCCATTGAGAGATATCTTGTTGTCAGAG GGTACGGACGAATcagagaagaggatgaagaCAGTGATGATGACGGTTCAGATGATGAAATCGATGAATCACTG GCGGCGCAGTTCCTGAATTCTGGCAGTGTGCGTCACAGGCTACAGTTCTACATCGGTGACCACCTGCTACCATATAACATGACTGTATACCAGGCTGTACGGCAGTACAGTCTTCaggcagaagaagaaagggagTCGACGGATGATGAGGCAAACCCACTGGGGCGAGCCGGCATCTGGACCAAAACGCACACAATAtg GTATAAGCCtgtgagagaggatgaggaCGGCAGCAAAGATGCTGTGGGTGGAAAGAGGGGCCGAGCCCAGACTGCTCCCACTAAAACCTCACCTCGCAACGCCAAGAAGCAGGATGAGCTGTGGCATG ATGGTGTGTGTCCCAGTGTCATCAATCCCTTAGAGACATACCTCACTTCGGAGCCACCAGAGACCATAACCTTTGATGACCCCTCACTAGAGGTCAACTTGCTGCTGAGGGTCCTGCACTCCATCAGTAGATACTGGTTCTACTTGTATGAA aATGCTGTGTGTAAGGAAATCATCCCTACCAGTGAGTTCATTAACAGTAAGCTGACAGCCAAAGCTAACCGTCAGCTACAAGACCCACTGGTCATCATGACGGGGAACATCCCTACTTGGCTCATTGAGCTTGGAAAGACCTG CCCCTTCTTCTTTCCCTTTGACACCCGGCAGATGTTATTCTATGTAACTGCCTTTGATCGTGACAGAGCCATGCAACGCCTACTGGACACAAACCCTGAGATCAACCAATCAGATTCTCAGGACAGCAGAGTTGCACCACGTCTTGACAGAAAGAAG AGGACGATAAACCGAGATGAGCTGTTAAAACAGGCCGAGTCTGTGATGCAGGACCTAGGCAGCTCCAGGGCAATGTTGGAGATTCAGTATGAGAATGAG GTTGGCACAGGGCTTGGCCCCACTTTGGAGTTCTACGCTCTGGTGTCTCAGGAGCTCCAGCGGGCCGATCTCGGCCTGTGGAGGGGCGAAGAGGTCACACTCGCCAATCCTAAAG GAAGCCAAGAGGGAACTAAGTACATGTTCAGCACCAGAGGACTGTTTGCTGTTCCCTTTGGCAGGACGACCAAACCAGCACACAtagccaaaatcaaaatgaagtTCCGTTTCTTAGGAAAGCTAATGGCTAAAGCCATTATGGACTTCAGACTG CTGGACCTGCCCCTGGGGCTGCCGTTTTATAAGTGGATGCTACGGCATGAGATGTCTATAAGCTCCCATGACCTAGTGAACATTGATCCCAGCGTGGCGAAGTCCATCCAGCACTTGGAGGATATTATACGCCAGAAGAAGAGGCTGGAACAGGACCGATCACAG ACGAGGGAGACCCTACAGCAGGCACTGGAGAGCCTGAACATGAACGGCTGCTCAGTGGAGGACCTGGGTTTGGACTTCACCCTTCCAGGTTTCCCGAACATTGAGCTGAAAAAGGGCGGCAAAGACGTCCCAGTCACAATCTACAACCTTGAGGAGTACCTCAGG TTGGTGGTGTACTGGACTCTAAACGAAGGAGTGTCCAGACAGTTTGAGTCATTCAGGGAAGGGTTCGAGTCAGTCTTCCCGTTGCATCACCTGCAGTATTTCTATCCAGAAGAG CTTGACCAGTTGCTGTGTGGCAGTAAATCTGAGACATGGGACGTCAAGACGCTGATGGAGTGCTGTCGACCGGACCACGGCTACACACATGACAG CCGTGCCGTGCGGTTCCTGTTTGAGGTGTTGAGCAGCTTCGACGCTGAGCAGCAGAGACTCTTTCTGCAGTTTGTCACAGGGAGCCCCAGACTGCCTGTTGGAG GTTTCCGGAGCCTGAATCCCCCTCTGACGATCGTGAGGAAGACGTTCGAGTCGACAGAGAACCCGGACGACTTCCTCCCCTCAGTCATGACCTGCGTCAACTACCTGAAGCTGCCTGACTATTCCAGCATAGAGACCATGCGAGAGAAACTGTTGATTGCGGCTCGCGAGGGCCAGCAGTCGTTCCACCTTTCCTGA